The Leishmania donovani BPK282A1 complete genome, chromosome 23 DNA segment TCTTTTCGGGGATCAGCGCCTCaggcggcagctcctccgcctccacggctTGTGACAAGTATGCGTCATCCGTCTCGTGCACAGGTGCTTGTGGCGTGTCGCGGCCCGGTCGCTCGATGACCTCCGTGCCGTCCGCCTGTGGAACCACGCGGTAAGCGGGTGTGCTGGGCACGTTGACCTGGAAAGCGTTCTCACGGttctgcaggcgctgctggcgctgctgccacttcAAGAGGAGTACCCGCTGCGTGCTCATcggcttctccacctcctggCCGACCACCTTGAGAAGGGCACTTagctcctcgagcagcgcgtCTGCCGCGTGCTGCAAgtctgcctgtgtgcttGCCTTGCTAACTACCGTGTGCTTCAACTCTTGAATGCGCAGAGTTGTGTAGCCGGGGTAGGCCAGCTCCTcccgctccagcagctcacgctcgcgctccagcgcctccaaTGTAGCGACTCCGACGCGGCTAACGCTGTCGTACCGCGGCATCGTCACGGGGTGCGCACGAGGGTCTTGTATGTAGCCCGACGGCGTATCGGCGAGGGTGTTGCGTACGATGTTGCGCTCGTAGCAGACACGCGTGGCACGCAGCAACCCAGGGCCAAGATCAAGGCCGCCTAGCAAATCTGTTAGCGCTACATGGCTACTGCGAAGTctgcgcgcggcgtcgtggtGTGTGTTTCtatgctgctgcaccgctgaTCGCGATGCCGCACTGCGACTTCGCTGCCGCGAACGTAGGAGAACTTCCACAAGTGAGGCCACGAATGGAGACGGAGTTGGTGGTGACGatgatgctgctgcttgtgcaACGGCGAGAGCGCTAGACCCTGTCATCGCTGGAAGCAAGGTGATGGGTGCACCAGGAGAGTAAAACCGCGAGCGGAGCCGGTCGCTCATTGTCACGAAGCTAGACGACCAGGCACTGAACAGAGACGCTACACGCTGTGGCATCATAGAAGAACGAATGCGTAGggtgggtgagggagggggagatgAAGATGGGGTGGGCATGCAGGAGGACGGAGATGCACACCAGGCTGGAAGAAATCGGCggctcgccagcgccgacagAGAGGTGAGACGCGCCGGCATGGCGGGTGTGAAGAGGCGTTTGCAGTGACAAGACGCATTACATGTGCTacagacacacgcagggTCAAAGAGTTAGAGTCGAGGGGGAAACGAGGAATACGGGCGGAGCTGTTGAAGCACACGGGCGGAGTAGTTGGCTGATCGCCTGTGTTGCTTGCTTCACGTACGTGCCCGTGCACACAGGTGCACACTTCGCACACCGCGCTCTGTGCTTCGGTTAGGGATCTTCGTATTggatgtcgtcgtcgtcgcgtcATACCGCCAAAGGAaagcgagggaggaagaagggagaTGAGCCGAAAAGACAGTACGCACATGGCACGCGTGTGCAGAAGAGCACCAAAGGATAATACAAGCTGAGATGCGCAACGGCAGGGTTGGAATACACGAAGATCGGGTGCAAAACACATCAAGTgacccccccctcttctcctctttccttgagcgaagagggagggaaagcaCCCACTAGAAACTTCCTCAGTGTTTCTACTGTGTCCAGCCTCGTTCCTGGTCCCTCCTCTTCTACATGCTCAGCTTTGATGGCTCACAAACGGTCAAGACCACCTTGCCGTGGCCGTGGTTCTCCGCGAGAAACTTGTACGCGTTggtcacctcctccagcgggaAGGTGCGGTCCACGATCGTACAGATGATGCGTTCGCTCATGTAGGGCACGATCTCGCGCTCGAAGGAGGTGACGAGGTCGGCCTTGTACTGGTCACTGCGGCAGTGCAGCTTGGAGAAGGTGATCTTAGCCCTCTCCCGAAAGAGCGGCAGGGCATTCATGTGCACCAACGCCCCGCCCATGAAGGCAATGACAATGAGATGGCCATTGGGGGCGAGCACTTGGGCATTCTCACTGAGGTACGTTCCACCAAACACTGGATCGACAATCACGTTCACACTCTCCTCGCCGAAGAGGCGCTTCAGCTTCGGCGCAAAGGCCAAGCCAAGCTCGTCCGGCGTGCGGCTCAGCGTCACGCTTGCGTGCGCCTTGCACACATCCAGCTTCTCCTCGGAAGAGGTCGTGATAGCGGTTGCTTTGAAGTACTTCTCCGTGATCTGTGCCGACGCGCTGCCGATGTCGCTGGCACCGGCGTGAATCAGCACTTTTTGCCCCCGCTTCACCTTTCCATGGCGATGAAGAATCTGCCACGCCCTGATGAACGTCTCTGGTatggcggcggcctccgtGAAGGTGTAGCCCTGCGGCATCGCCATCACACAGCCCATGTGCGCTACGGCGTAGTCTGCGTAGCCACCGCCGGGCAGCAGTGCCATCACCCGATCGCCCTCCTTGACTCTACCTGCCACGTCCGAGCCTACCTGCTCTACGATACCCGCCACCTCCAGTCCTAAAAGTTCGTTCGCACCGTCTGGTGGCGCATAGTTatcgcgccgctgcgacacACCTGCCCGATTCACGCCAGCTGCCATGACCTTTATAAGCACATCCGTTCCCTTCTTCACGGCCGCCTTGGGGACCTCGCTGATGGACATTGTGGCAATGCCGCCGAGGCCCTTCAACGTTACTGCACGCATCATGGCTTTCTCAACTAAAATGCCAACGTctcgtcgtggtggtggtgtttgttgtgtgtgagtgttggagagagaagggctcgcagagagcgagcgagggaaggggggtTGCCGGGAGGTTCGTCTACTTATGAGCGCAGGCACCGGCCGCGGGAGCAGCAGAAAACGAATCAACTCGAAAGaactgcgcgcgtgtgtaaTCAGGGATGGTGAAGGTGGAAGACGCACCGCACTTCTCTCAttatctgtgtgtgtgtgtgtgtgtggacagacagagagaaaagcggCGGAGGACAAGTATCTTGTGTACACCTCTCCGGCCTGTCCTCGCCGTTACATAACAACGACCTCAGCGGAGCCGCAGAAGGAAGACAGCCACAGAGAAgcaagcacagacacgccTACAAGCTTCCTTTACCTTCACGCCCACTGCGTGTTCGACGATGCATAACGTAGCGATCAGCTGTGTGGAGAGCAGTGTTACTCGCAAGACGAGCTGTCGGGAtcgcagagagagatgatgatgatgagcgCTCAGACGGGAGCGCGGtcagggggtggggaagacAACGAAAAGCGGAGGCACACGTCTGCTCGATTTGAGATTGTGCGGAGCGATGAGTTTATATGCGGACGCGTGTTCTTTAGCGCTTGCGAAGCAGACTTCGCCTTTCTTTAAGGAGAacacctcctctccttcgccaACGTGCCGAGCACAGATAGAGTGCACAGgaaaaacagagagaaaggggaaggCAAGCGAGAGGAGAAGTGCGTTGCACCAACGCCATTAAGCGAGTCCACATGTTCGTCGCAGCCCACCCGacttcgaggaggaggaggggggcggtgtCTGCGCGGTCGTGCCGCCTACACACCGAGAGGGGCATGCCAGCAGGCATGGAGCGTGTCTTTCATGCAAGAGCATACATACGCGTGTATATGCTGGTGTCTTTGCACAAGGACGACCACGGAGCCACATGACTTTCAGCATTCTGTCTCACCTGATGGAGCCCGGAGGGAGTCCACATGGCCAGTGGGAACTCCAAACATACCGACGACAGCAGTCACAAGACCCAAAAGGGCAACAAGGTTGCTGCAGCCCTTTCCCTGAAGAAAATCGAGACTAGAACTCGCGCCCACAGCAACAATAACGCTGTCGTGTCCATTGGACACTTTTTCTGCGTCCTCAGCGCACCCACTCGCTGCCCAGACAAGCGTGCGGCCAACGCCACGCCcgagccgccgcccgcccgccGGCCTNNNNNNNNNNNNNNNNNNNNNNNNNNNNNNNNNNNNNNNNNNNNNNNNNNNNNNNNNNNNNNNNNNNNNNNNNNNNNNNNNNNNNNNNNNNNNNNNNNNGGCGTCCTCAGCGCACCCACTCGCTGCCCAGACAAGCGTGCGGCCAACGCCACGCCcgagccgccgcccgcccgccggcctgccacaggcccccatcgcctcCTGCACTGCAGCCGTaggcgcacacgcggtacagcaatgcgccgactcagtccgcccagcgccgcctctgcctcaaactctACACAGCacccgccgcctcgcaggccgccgcgcagccgctcccatcgTGCCACCAGTCGCCACCCACGTGGTGCAGCCCGTACGCGGTGGCACGCCGGCCCcgcaccagtgggcagtgcgagggcggGGGGCGGGATACGCGCCAGCCACGCTGGCACGCTGCCCATCATCTGGACGGTACAGacgtgtgcgctggcgcaggtcgctccgacgcgccgccgtccggGGCTTCAAACTGTCACCACCGGAaggtggctcggcatcggcaggGGGTTGGGGGGAAGGGCTGCTGGGCTGCCCCACAGAGTGGGCACTGGTCCCTGATGCCGCGCCAAGGTGGCCGGCAGCATCAGGCNNNNNNNNNNNNNNNNNNNNNNNNNNNNNNNNNNNNNNNNNNNNNNNNNNNNNNNNNNNNNNNNNNNNNNNNNNNNNNNNNNNNNNNNNNNNNNNNNNNNNNNNNNNNNNNNNNNNNNNNNNNNNNNNNNNNNNNNNNNNNNNNNNNNNNNNNNNNNNNNNNNNNNNNNNNNNNNNNNNNNNNNNNNNNNNNNNNNNNNNNNNNNNNNNNNNNNNNNNNNNNNNNNNNNNNNNNNNNNNNNNNNNNNNNNNNNNNNNNNNNNNNNNNNNNNNNNNNNNNNNNNNNNNNNNNNNNNNNNNNNNNNNNNNNNNNNNNNNNNNNNNNNNNNNNNNNNNNNNNNNNNNNNNNNNNNNNNNNNNNNNNNNNNNNNNNNNNNNNNNNNNNNNNNNNNNNNNNCCTCCACAAGAAGCACGTCGGTGCTCTCCTGAATTCGCTGAGCGGAAATGGTGGCCTGCGcgcaccgcagctgcagcagctccttggGCGGCACCATGCGAACACTGCCCGTGAATGGATCTAAAATCAGCTCCCGTGGCAGCGTCaggcagccgctccagccgTGTCCGCGCGTCGGCATGGGGCTCTCCCACATGTCCATCCAGCCTATGATGAGACGCCGCCCATCCTTGGTGGGCAGAGTCTGCGGTGCGTAGAAGTCATGGCCGCGATCGATCTCGCGGAAGCGCTGCGTCACGTCGAACGAGGTCAGCCAGCGGGGTCCGTCAACGGCGTGGCCGCCGCTAGCGGTGTCCTTCGGCGAGACTGCCTCCCGCTCTGATAACGCTGGCGGTTCAGCACCAGCCGTTTCGACTGCGCGTCCACGTACAGCTCTGCCCCTGAGCCGAGCCACAGCCCGTACTTCTCCGCCGTGCTCGTTTCCATGTTGAACGCAATATCGAGCTCGTAGGCAGTGCAGTCCTCCACAAGAAGCACGTCGGTGCTCTCCTGAATTCGCTGAGCGGAAATGGTGGCCTGCGcgcaccgcagctgcagcagctccttggGCGGCACCATGCGAACACTGCCCGTGAATGGATCTAAAATCAGCTCCCGTGGCAGCGTCaggcagccgctccagccgTGTCCGCGCGTCGGCATGGGGCTCTCCCACATGTCCATCCAGCCTATGATGAGACGCCGCCCATCCTTGGTGGGCAGAGTCTGCGGTGCGTAGAAGTCATGGCCGCGATCGATCTCGCGGAAGCGCTGCGTCACGTCGAACGAGGTCAGCCAGCGGGGTCCGTCAACGGCGTGGCCGCCGCTAGCGGTGTCCTTCGGCGAGACTGCCTCCCGCTCTGATaacgccaccgtcaccaATGACGTGTTCCACGAGCCGAGCAGGTAGCCGCTCTGGAACCGATTGCGGTTGGCATAGCCAGCCTTCCGCATCCCTTGCGGCGAGTACAAGAAGACGTCCATCTGATCTAACCGAAAGAGGTCGGGGCACTCCCACATGAACACGTTNNNNNNNNNNNNNNNNNNNNNNNNNNNNNNNNNNNNNNNNNNNNNNNNNNNNNNNNNNNNNNNNNNNNNNNNNNNNNNNNNNNNNNNNNNNNNNNNNNNGCCAGCCTTCCGCATCCCTTGCGGCGAGTACAAGAAGACGTCCATCTGATCTAACCGAAAGAGGTCGGGGCACTCCCACATGAACACGTTCTTGTCCTCCGTCATCCCCAGCACCTGCCAGTTCGTGTCGTCCCACTTAAGCAGGTCTTCTGtggcgaagagcagcagctggccaAGGTCCTTCGTCACGTCACGGGCACCACACACCATCCACCACCGCCCGTCCTGCTGCCACACCTTCGGGTCACGGAAGTGCACGTACCCCGGTGGCGggcgcacgacggcgccgagctTCTCGAAGTtcacgccgtcgctgctgacggcgacgcactgctgctggtaAAACGATGCCCCTTCGCCCatggcgccgttgccgctgcctttCTCACTCTCGGTGCGCCATGTGTGCCCGGTATAGAAAATGTATAGCTTGTTGTTGTAGCTCACCGATGACCCGGAGAAGCAGCCATCATGGTCAAACAGCTCCCCTGGAGCGAGGGCGATGGGCTGGTGCTGCCAGTGCACAAGATCCTCGCTCGTCACGTGGCCCCAGTGCATTGGACCCCAGTTCTCGCTGAAGGGGTTATACTGATAGAATACATGATACAAGCCGTTGTGGTAGCAAAGGCCGCCTGGCACTCCCATCCACCCGGCAAAGGAAGCCATATGGTAGTCCGGGTACCACATCTTGTTCAGCACACTCCAAGCCTTCACGGCCGTGTGATTGGCTACCTCCAGTCGCTCCTCGTGCGACGACTCCTGTTTCAAGtccgcgatgccgctgctagTGGCGGTGTCCGTCGCCATAGCTGAAGCAGCTTGCATGAGAGAGGGATATGGGGAGTCGTTAAGAGAATGGGGGCACGCCCTGTTGGCTGCGTCGTCTGCTGGGATGGGTTCCGACGCACGCATGTGCCTCCTCGAAATGTTACGTCAGCTTTTACGCACAGCGAGAAAGAAGACGTGAAAGCGGAAGACGCCACGAgaggacagcggcgaggTAGAAGGGAAAATCAAGATCACTTGGATTGGGCAACTACGCCTCAAATGGCACACCGGTCTCTTCAGTTCTTCGAGCTCCTTTCTTTCCCTATGTATGCTGTTCTCAtaccctttccctcccctcagCCTTCTTgtctcgtcgtcgtcgggTATGCCACTGTGCCGCTGTTCcgggagagcgaggaagagaaggcagGAACGAAGGAGAAGGAATGGGTATGGATGAGGGGCGGGGCAGGGCAACGATATTGCTTGCTGTGGTGTGAGCGCAAGCGAATAATAACACAACGAAGGAAGAAGACGCAACACGCAATACAAGACAACACACAGAAGAAGCCCGTGAGAGCGACGAGAAACCAAACGAGACAAGAAGAGGCACAAGATAACGTCAAGCGTTCAGAGCCCGTGTCACGCGGCAAGTGCGACACAGCAGAGGATTCGCAACGGCACAGAGCAAGAAAAGGTTTGAGATATCCAGGGCACAGGACCTCGATCTCGAGGAATGCAAGGATGGTGCAGGGGAAAAGAAGCGACGAGAGCGCGAGGGATGTGGCCACAAGGCGCGCAAGAAAAGAGTAGCACGAACAAAAGCGGGGAGttgaggggagagaggaaaaggtCTGGATGCAagcacacaccgacacacacacgcacacacacacacacacacatatatatagagaTGCACACTTACAAAAAGCGCAACAAGCAACCCCAGGAAGTGGAGGGGCAAtcgacaaaaaaaaaaaacagatcGGCCTCCGTTGTTCGTGGTGCGGCCACCGTAAACagcgagaggggggaaggaaggaagacGCTCGGTTCACTGGGAATGTGCTGCTTTTGTGTGCTTGCTTCTGCTTTGCGGGTttaccttctctctctctgcgtgtacgtgtgtgtccTCCGGCGTGCTCTGCTGTGATGGCAGCGGTCGCTCGGAGATCGCGGGGGCGATCGGATGCGGTTTCGCTTCGCCACGTtgctttttttcctttcggCTCGTTCTGTTCTGGTCGAGCACCCTggcagagaagaaaaacaccgccccctcccctcacgcAAGACACCAATGATGATGAGAGCGGGAGAGgatgcaggcacacacacgcatagagggagggagagacagagacaagCACACGGCAATgtccctctgtgtgtggtTCAAAATATTTTGTCTTCCGCGAGTGCCCGACGAACGCAGAAGGAGCGTAACCGCGTGTCCGTGCGACTACAAGCAGGATGGCTCGTATGGGGGTATGTGTGGGGAGTGAGATTGTCGAGGAGAGGGGAATGAGCGCGTCGTGGAGATGGGggtcggggaggggggaggtaTGCCGCTGTACCCGCGCGCATACGCAGCCGCGTGAATGTTTACACGCTTCTGTATGTCAACCGTCGACAGAAACCAACAAGCCTAACTAAATATTGTACGGCAAGGAAGAAGAGGCTTGTGAGCGCGAGGAAATccgaaagagagagagggcgtaTGCGGGCTGACTCCGGATTCAGAATGGCTCGCTCACAGCAGACACCTTGGTCGGCAaatgggggagggcggcagcgagggctACGCTCTGCTACAGATGTAAAATGTGGAGaatttttcgttttcttttccacATGATACGTGCTAGCACGTTTTGTGAGCGTGCGGGCGTGTTCGAAGAAGAGCGCATGTGcgaggcgaagaggaagagtaGGGGAAacgggtgcgtgtgtatgtgtgtgtgtgagacGTGGTGAACAacaaagagggagggagggacgcCAACATGGCGGTAAATCATCTGCGCACCCGCCGATGCACGACGCTTGCTCATCGCCTCTGCGgaggaagcgcagcggcgagacAATCagatgcagagagagagaagagaacgGGACCGTGCACGGAATGGAAAAGCACCGGAAGACACTCGAAAGAATACGacgaaagaaaacaaaggtgagaagaagaggagcacaGGCAGGAGTTGCTCTCTCCGGCGTCCTCAGCGCACCCACTCGCTGCCCAGACAAGCGTGCGGCCAACGCCGCGCCcgagccgccgcccgcccgccggcctgccacaggcccccatcgcctcCTGCACTGCAGCCGTaggcgcacacgcggtacagcaatgcgccgactcagtccgcccagcgccgcctctgcctcaaactctACACAGCacccgccgcctcgcaggccgccgNNNNNNNNNNNNNNNNNNNNNNNNNNNNNNNNNNNNNNNNNNNNNNNNNNNNNNNNNNNNNNNNNNNNNNNNNNNNNNCAGTGCGAGGGCGGGGGGCGGGATACGCGCCAGCCACGCTGGCACGCTGCCCATCATCTGGACGGTACAGACGTGTGCGCTGGggcaggtcgctccgacgcgccgccgtccggGGCTTCAAACTGTCACCACCGGAaggtggctcggcatcggcaggGGGTTGGGGGGAAGGGCTGCTGGGCTGCCCCACAGAGTGGGCACTGGTCCCTGATGCCGCGCCAAGGTGGCCGGCAGCATCAGGCGGAAACGAAAAAGTGGTACGAAAAGAATGAAGAATAGAGGCACAGAGATGCGCACACTCAAATGCAGAGACCCGTGCATGCAtccgtacacacacacaagtgcATGCGGGGCATGCGTGCGCTGGTGCAGGCCTCTGCCGTTCCCCCGGAAGCCGGAAAAGAGATGCGACAACGGGTGTGCAACGGCAAATCGaaagcagcgacgacagcacGCTCCCCgagtgcacacacacgcgcgcagagggGGCTTTCGGGCCTTCCTCTCCGTCCCCCCTCGGCCCTTTTGCGTGTTTCGCCCGTTTCACGTAGCGCGGCCACGGAttgcggctgcagcgagaAGAGCGGAAGGCacaaggagggggagggcggagtTGTCCAGCGGGCGATGGGATCGCCACGGCGTGTGCACCggaggggcgggcgggcgggcggaCGAGACGGGCAAAGCGAAAGAAGGAGGCGCCAATCGTTCGGTGCGCGACACTGCCGACGAGGTCGAGCgtcacgcaggcgcacgccTTCTCACGCAGGGCAGGAGGGCTCAGTGCCTCACCGTCGCCTTCAGCTTCCACATGGTACCGCCCACCATGTCCGCAGTCCCGTTGACCGAGAAGACGCGCAGTGCCCGGTCGCCCTCGTCCGGGAAGACGCGGGAAGAGAAGGTGGCCTCGCCGTTGTTCACGAACACCTCAATCGACGAGCGGTCAATGAAcacgtgcagctgcagaagcaaACCCGTCGGCATCTCGCAGGAGCGATACCCACTCAGCATGTGTTGCGGGTAGTGGCGGTTCAGCACCAGCCGTTTCGACTGCGCGTCCACGTACAGCTCTGCCCCTGAGCCGAGCCACAGCCCGTACTTCTCCGCCGTGCTCGTTTCCATGTTGAACGCAATATCGAGCTCGTAGGCAGTGCAGTTCGCGAGGATCTGTGCATCGCTGTTATTCTCTACGAGGAGGGTAGGCACAATCATCATCTCAGGAGTACGCAGGCCGACCAGCTcacgcgccggcagcattCGAAGCTGTCCTGTTGCCTCATTATAGCTTAGCtcccgcggcagcgtcaggcAGNNNNNNNNNNNNNNNNNNNNNNNNNNNNNNNNNNNNNNNNNNNNNNNNNNNNNNNNNNNNNNNNNNNNNNNNNNNNNNNNNNNNNNNNNNNNNNNNNNNCGCGAGGATCTGTGCATCGCTGTTATTCTCTACGAGGAGGGTAGGCACAATCATCATCTCAGGAGTACGCAGGCCGACCAGCTcacgcgccggcagcattCGAAGCTGTCCTGTTGCCTCATTATAGCTTAGCtcccgcggcagcgtcaggcagccgctccagccaTACTGCTTTGTCGGCATGGGGCTCTCCCACATGTTGCACCACGCCATCAACATTCTCCTCTGgccatcggcggcgaggaAAGTCTGTGCTGCGTAGAAGTCATGGCCGCGATCAAGCTCACGGAACTCCCGCTGCACCCTCCACGGGCCGCTTCATCACCAGCCGTTTCGACTGCGCGTCCACGTACAGCTCTGCCCCTGAGCCGAGCCACAGCCCGTACTTCTCCGCCGTGCTCGTTTCCATGTTGAACGCAATATCGAGCTCGTAGGCAGTGCAGTTCGCGAGGATCTGTGCATCGCTGTTATTCTCTACGAGGAGGGTAGGCACAATCATCATCTCAGGAGTACGCAGGCCGACCAGCTcacgcgccggcagcattCGAAGCTGTCCTGTTGCCTCATTATAGCTTAGCtcccgcggcagcgtcaggcagccgctccagccaTACTGCTTTGTCGGCATGGGGCTCTCCCACATGTTGCACCACGCCATCAACATTCTCCTCTGgccatcggcggcgaggaAAGTCTGTGCTGCGTAGAAGTCATGGCCGCGATCAAGCTCACGGAACTCCCGCTGCACCCTCCACGGGCCGCCAGGCGTCCACTGCCCGACGGTATACCCGTTCTGGAACCGATTGCGGTAGCTGTACTCGCTGGCCTTTTTCCCTTGAGGGCAGAAAAGAAGCAGCTTCATATCCTCGCGGCTGCCGATCGTAAAGTAATCGGGGCACTCCCACATGAACACGTTCTTGTCCTCCGTCATCCCCAGCACCTGCCAGTTCGTGTCGTCCCACTTAAGCAGGTCTTCTGtggcgaagagcagcagctggccaAGGTCCTTCGTCACGTCACGGGCACCACACACCATCCACCACCGCCCGTCCTGCTGCCACACCTTCGGGTCACGGAAGTGCACGTACCCCGGTGGCGggcgcacgacggcgccgagctTCTCGAAGTtcacgccgtcgctgctgacggcgacgcactgctgctcaAAGATGGCGTCCGGGTTGcttggcgtcgccgcctcaAGCACGAAGTGGCCCGTATAGAAGACGTACATCCTGTCGTCgtgcacgacggcggtgccagaGAAGCAGCCGTCGCGATCACACGCGTCTCCTggtgccagcgccgccttttCGTGCTGCCAGTGCACAAGATCCTCGCTCGTCACGTGGCCCCAGTGCATTGNNNNNNNNNNNNNNNNNNNNNNNNNNNNNNNNNNNNNNNNNNNNNNNNNNNNNNNNNNNNNNNNNNNNNNNNNNNNNNNNNNNNNNNNNNNNNNNNNNNCGGGTCACGGAAGTGCACGTACCCCGGTGGCGggcgcacgacggcgccgagctTCTCGAAGTtcacgccgtcgctgctgacggcgacgcactgctgctcaAAGATGGCGTCCGGGTTGct contains these protein-coding regions:
- a CDS encoding quinone oxidoreductase-like protein, whose product is MMRAVTLKGLGGIATMSISEVPKAAVKKGTDVLIKVMAAGVNRAGVSQRRDNYAPPDGANELLGLEVAGIVEQVGSDVAGRVKEGDRVMALLPGGGYADYAVAHMGCVMAMPQGYTFTEAAAIPETFIRAWQILHRHGKVKRGQKVLIHAGASDIGSASAQITEKYFKATAITTSSEEKLDVCKAHASVTLSRTPDELGLAFAPKLKRLFGEESVNVIVDPVFGGTYLSENAQVLAPNGHLIVIAFMGGALVHMNALPLFRERAKITFSKLHCRSDQYKADLVTSFEREIVPYMSERIICTIVDRTFPLEEVTNAYKFLAENHGHGKVVLTVCEPSKLSM